The Candidatus Eisenbacteria bacterium genome has a segment encoding these proteins:
- a CDS encoding methyltransferase domain-containing protein has translation MKCCLHCEDSKSIFGPERAEADLLRYRRKGPDPSTRLILEELRRLPLEGTTVLDVGGGIGVLGLELMAAGAQRVVEVEASSASLEVSQQQFSERGWGSRLQAVLGDFATLDERTEVADLVTLDRVVCCYPDYEALLGRSCAHARRALAISFPRNRWYVRASITLENLWRRLRGISFRAFVHSPRRLAAVMEGSGLQRVAERGTPFWTVAIYHRRQD, from the coding sequence ATGAAGTGCTGCCTCCATTGTGAAGACAGCAAGAGCATATTCGGCCCCGAGCGGGCAGAGGCCGACCTACTCCGCTACCGCCGCAAGGGCCCGGATCCGAGCACACGCCTGATTCTGGAAGAGCTACGTCGATTGCCGCTCGAGGGGACGACCGTGCTGGATGTGGGCGGCGGGATAGGCGTACTGGGGCTCGAGTTGATGGCTGCCGGGGCCCAACGGGTCGTGGAGGTCGAAGCTTCGAGTGCGTCCCTCGAAGTTTCCCAGCAACAGTTCTCGGAACGCGGCTGGGGAAGTCGCCTGCAGGCCGTGCTCGGCGATTTTGCGACCCTCGACGAGCGAACCGAGGTCGCGGATCTCGTCACACTGGACCGCGTGGTCTGTTGCTATCCCGATTACGAGGCTCTGCTCGGCCGCTCCTGTGCCCACGCCCGCAGGGCGCTGGCCATCAGTTTCCCCAGGAACCGCTGGTATGTGCGGGCCTCCATCACGTTGGAAAACCTGTGGCGGCGTCTCCGAGGGATCTCGTTTCGCGCTTTCGTACACTCACCCAGACGCTTGGCAGCCGTGATGGAAGGGTCCGGCCTGCAACGCGTCGCGGAGCGGGGAACGCCATTCTGGACGGTAGCAATCTATCACCGGAGGCAGGATTGA
- a CDS encoding PQQ-binding-like beta-propeller repeat protein gives MFSTPAVVGDVVCVGSCAGIFFALDRVTGQPRDQCNVSADGVRRQFHGDALLDGELLLIGSDTDEGDTAYVFAFERGTAKVRWRKAVGSGVMSDLAHWKGRAYAVTVMDELICFDPASAASYWTYRPPAPAYEYRGSAPVVVGDRVLFADHDGTIRGFEASSGRLLWEAPQVDRLTTWMVGVDSSVLFMRGTDALVTVDPRTGREQRRRSVSGGPYSGPITLIGDSLLLLTGPKTLTAFDLERDRVRWSHPATQEWTSSRPFVWRDMALAADHGRLIAYGLADGALRWAHELRGTARAIGTHGDTLYVGMLKGQVHALVDSSSFRSRRNGLD, from the coding sequence GTGTTTTCAACGCCCGCGGTCGTGGGCGACGTGGTCTGCGTCGGCTCCTGCGCTGGGATCTTCTTCGCTCTCGATCGAGTGACGGGACAACCGCGAGACCAGTGCAACGTCAGCGCGGACGGCGTTCGCCGACAATTCCACGGCGACGCCCTTCTCGATGGCGAGCTCCTCTTGATCGGCTCGGACACGGATGAAGGCGATACCGCCTACGTCTTCGCATTCGAACGGGGAACGGCAAAGGTGCGCTGGCGCAAGGCCGTGGGCTCGGGCGTCATGAGCGATCTGGCCCATTGGAAGGGTCGAGCGTATGCGGTCACGGTCATGGACGAATTGATCTGCTTCGATCCAGCGTCCGCCGCGAGCTATTGGACCTACCGCCCACCGGCCCCGGCTTACGAGTATCGAGGAAGTGCTCCGGTGGTCGTTGGGGACCGGGTCCTCTTCGCGGACCATGACGGGACCATTCGTGGATTCGAGGCTTCGAGCGGGCGGCTTCTCTGGGAAGCGCCTCAGGTCGACCGACTGACGACCTGGATGGTGGGCGTCGATTCGTCGGTATTGTTCATGCGAGGAACCGACGCCCTTGTGACCGTCGATCCCAGGACGGGGCGGGAGCAGCGGAGAAGGTCCGTCAGCGGCGGGCCCTATTCCGGGCCGATCACTCTCATCGGCGATTCTCTGCTCCTGCTGACCGGGCCAAAGACGTTGACCGCGTTCGACCTCGAGCGCGACCGCGTACGGTGGTCGCACCCAGCCACGCAGGAGTGGACTTCTTCGCGGCCATTCGTCTGGCGCGACATGGCGCTCGCCGCCGATCACGGGCGATTGATCGCCTATGGACTGGCGGACGGCGCGCTGCGCTGGGCTCACGAGTTGCGGGGCACGGCCCGCGCGATTGGCACACACGGCGACACGCTCTATGTCGGGATGCTCAAGGGTCAAGTCCATGCGCTGGTGGACTCTTCTTCATTCCGGAGCAGGCGCAATGGGTTAGATTAG
- a CDS encoding dienelactone hydrolase family protein, whose protein sequence is MMRRAWVLAVITALAGCAGYQQSAVPVTEAGSGKDVRWSKAEVKGLGTLDVATLKPEGPGPFPAVVLLHGTHGFGREYVEMARTFAREGVVAVTGCWFKGGQGAGTRFITPIECPDAPPLSPATSDAAYLAVQAMIEAARQQPEVRADRIALFGHSRGGGAAMQYVLKGGAVKALMLNSAGYPDEAISQAPQITMPVLVLHGTADSPADGGSAMTDIQRARQFVEAMQNAGRSVEVVYYKGAPHNGLFSGPKQHQDEMQRMAGFIHRHLFQ, encoded by the coding sequence ATGATGCGACGCGCGTGGGTGCTCGCGGTGATCACGGCGCTCGCGGGGTGCGCCGGCTACCAACAAAGTGCCGTCCCTGTCACGGAAGCAGGTAGCGGCAAGGATGTGCGCTGGTCGAAGGCCGAAGTGAAGGGGCTCGGCACCCTCGACGTCGCCACGCTGAAGCCCGAAGGGCCCGGACCGTTTCCAGCCGTCGTCCTCCTGCACGGAACGCATGGCTTCGGCAGGGAGTACGTCGAGATGGCGCGCACCTTCGCGCGTGAAGGTGTGGTGGCCGTGACGGGATGCTGGTTCAAAGGCGGGCAAGGGGCGGGCACGCGCTTCATCACGCCGATCGAATGCCCGGATGCGCCTCCCTTGTCGCCCGCGACGAGCGACGCCGCGTACCTCGCCGTGCAGGCGATGATCGAGGCGGCGCGCCAGCAACCGGAAGTGCGCGCCGACCGAATCGCGCTGTTTGGCCATTCCCGCGGGGGCGGCGCCGCAATGCAGTACGTGCTGAAGGGCGGTGCCGTGAAGGCGCTGATGCTGAACTCTGCCGGCTATCCGGACGAAGCCATAAGCCAGGCGCCACAGATCACGATGCCCGTTCTGGTGTTGCACGGAACGGCGGATTCCCCAGCCGACGGCGGTTCCGCGATGACGGACATTCAGCGCGCGCGCCAATTCGTGGAAGCCATGCAGAATGCTGGGCGATCAGTCGAGGTCGTCTACTACAAAGGCGCGCCCCACAACGGCCTCTTCTCGGGCCCCAAGCAGCACCAGGACGAGATGCAGCGAATGGCCGGCTTCATCCATCGGCATCTCTTCCAATAA
- a CDS encoding protein kinase, with protein sequence MALVPGTRLGPYEILSPLGAGGMGEVYLARDPRLEREVAIKVLPASDAKDEQARSRLAREARTASQLNHPNICTIYEVGEADGLAYIAMERVEGRPLSLLIGPGGLPAETVARYGAQLADALSYAHERGVIHRDLKSANVVVTEDGRVKVLDFGLAKRVAHFDEASRVLTQTLTMSGSLAGTLQYLAPEILRGGTADPRTDLWSLGVMLYEMASGTRPFRGATEIEVSLAILNDPLEPLPARVPAGLATIVERCLAKDPATRYRQAGEVRAALESLSHGATVGRRSGRPVPTPTGPKHRAWLWAASAIALLLSGLALFDVGGLRSRLARSGGNDHIPSIAVLPLANYSHDPAQDYFADSMTEELIATLAQIGALRVISRTSVMSLKGTKKSMREIGRLLDVDAIFEGSVQRSGDRVRITAQLIRAASDEHIWARTYERDMRDVLALQADVAAAIASEVQVHLTAGQQRRIAGAAPVSPRAYELYLRGVDAYHRWEETSVRAALEFFGQALAIDSTYAPAWAMLAYAELERSVEPGNQDAVVRARQSAARALRLDPELGLAHAVSGAIAGDVDWEWATAERELRRAIELTPNSFEAHHSYSHVLMKMGRVDESFEQSRIAVALDPLNTAATLHMGWQHLFAGQFEEAIAQYMATLRLDPSYAAAYAQLSWVYTLTGRHDEAAAAYRKRFELNRASADTLLMSALIAVRRGRTEEALRAVSSMIEDANRGEKKAVDIALVYAWLGRKDEAFQWLDRAVRNRENNANDIKLDPFFAGLRSDPRFPALLQRMGLPT encoded by the coding sequence ATGGCCCTCGTTCCAGGGACCCGCCTCGGTCCATACGAGATCCTGTCTCCGCTCGGAGCCGGAGGAATGGGCGAGGTCTATCTCGCGCGGGATCCCCGCCTCGAGCGCGAGGTCGCGATCAAGGTGCTTCCGGCGAGCGACGCCAAAGACGAGCAGGCGCGCAGCAGGCTCGCTCGCGAAGCCCGCACCGCCTCCCAACTCAACCATCCCAACATCTGCACGATCTACGAGGTGGGCGAGGCCGACGGGCTCGCCTACATCGCGATGGAGCGAGTGGAGGGGCGTCCGCTCAGTCTTCTCATCGGTCCCGGCGGGCTGCCCGCCGAGACGGTGGCGCGCTACGGCGCTCAGCTTGCCGACGCTCTCTCGTATGCCCACGAGCGGGGAGTCATTCACCGCGACCTGAAGAGCGCCAATGTGGTCGTGACCGAGGATGGCCGCGTCAAAGTCCTGGACTTCGGACTCGCCAAGCGCGTCGCACACTTCGATGAAGCCAGCAGGGTCCTGACTCAGACTCTCACCATGTCTGGATCCCTTGCTGGAACGCTGCAATACCTGGCGCCCGAGATTCTTCGAGGGGGCACGGCCGATCCGCGCACCGATCTCTGGTCGCTCGGTGTGATGCTCTACGAGATGGCGAGCGGAACACGACCGTTCCGCGGCGCGACGGAAATCGAGGTAAGCCTCGCCATCCTGAACGACCCGCTCGAGCCATTGCCTGCTCGCGTCCCGGCAGGCCTCGCGACGATCGTCGAGCGCTGCCTGGCGAAGGACCCGGCAACACGCTATCGGCAGGCTGGCGAAGTCCGGGCGGCGCTGGAATCACTCTCCCACGGAGCAACCGTGGGACGCCGATCAGGCCGGCCGGTCCCCACCCCGACAGGCCCGAAGCACCGAGCCTGGCTTTGGGCGGCGTCGGCGATCGCGCTCCTCCTCAGCGGACTTGCGCTGTTCGATGTCGGGGGACTCAGGAGTCGTCTGGCCCGGAGCGGAGGGAATGACCACATCCCTTCCATTGCAGTGCTGCCTCTGGCCAACTATTCCCACGATCCTGCTCAGGACTACTTCGCGGACAGCATGACCGAGGAGCTCATTGCCACGCTTGCGCAGATCGGTGCACTGCGTGTCATCTCCCGAACTTCGGTGATGAGCCTCAAGGGCACGAAGAAGTCGATGCGAGAGATCGGCCGCCTGCTCGACGTCGACGCGATCTTCGAGGGCTCGGTCCAGCGCTCGGGGGACCGCGTACGCATCACCGCCCAGCTCATTCGCGCCGCCAGCGACGAGCACATCTGGGCCCGGACCTACGAGCGCGACATGCGCGACGTGCTCGCCCTTCAGGCTGACGTGGCCGCGGCGATCGCGAGCGAGGTGCAGGTCCACCTGACCGCAGGCCAGCAACGACGCATTGCTGGGGCGGCCCCCGTATCGCCGAGGGCATACGAGCTCTATTTGCGAGGAGTGGATGCCTACCATCGGTGGGAAGAGACGAGCGTGCGCGCGGCCCTCGAATTCTTTGGCCAGGCTCTGGCGATCGATTCGACCTATGCCCCGGCCTGGGCCATGCTCGCGTACGCCGAACTCGAGCGTTCGGTTGAACCGGGCAACCAGGACGCGGTGGTCCGCGCTCGCCAGTCCGCGGCCCGGGCGCTCCGGCTCGATCCGGAATTGGGTCTTGCCCATGCGGTGAGCGGAGCGATCGCAGGCGACGTTGACTGGGAATGGGCGACTGCGGAGCGAGAGCTCCGGCGCGCGATCGAGCTGACCCCGAACTCGTTCGAAGCTCATCACTCCTATTCCCACGTGCTCATGAAAATGGGGAGAGTGGACGAGTCCTTCGAGCAGAGCCGAATCGCCGTTGCCCTCGATCCCCTGAATACGGCGGCCACGCTCCACATGGGGTGGCAGCATCTTTTCGCCGGACAGTTCGAAGAGGCCATCGCCCAGTACATGGCGACCTTGCGACTCGACCCCAGCTATGCCGCGGCCTATGCGCAGCTCTCCTGGGTCTATACGCTGACCGGGCGTCATGACGAGGCTGCAGCGGCCTATCGCAAGAGGTTCGAGCTGAATCGAGCTTCTGCGGATACGCTGCTCATGAGCGCGCTCATCGCGGTGCGGCGCGGCCGCACCGAAGAAGCCCTGCGCGCGGTTTCGAGCATGATCGAGGACGCGAATCGAGGAGAGAAGAAGGCCGTCGACATTGCTCTGGTATACGCGTGGCTCGGCAGAAAGGACGAGGCGTTTCAGTGGCTGGATCGGGCGGTGCGGAACCGGGAGAACAATGCAAACGACATCAAGCTGGATCCCTTCTTCGCGGGGCTCCGCTCCGACCCACGATTCCCGGCTCTGCTCCAGCGAATGGGGCTACCGACATGA